The DNA region GCTGGTCCTTTCGGAACTCTTCGGTAACGCGGTCCGGCACGCGTTCCCTCCTCGTAGGCGCCAGATCGATACGCGTTACGAGCGGGCGCTCGGTGGTGTGCGCATCGAGGTGCACGACGCCAACGAAAACTGGCCGGAGCTCCGGAAGGCGACCGCGGATGAGGAATGCGGACGCGGGCTTCTTCTCGTGGACGAGCTCACCGGCTCGCGGTGGGGCGTGAGCGAGCGTGATGGCGGGGGAAGCGGGTATGGGCTGTCGTCGCCGACGATGACCCGGCCCCCACCGCTTCTTCGGACGCCCAGCAGCGAGCGTCCCGGTGACCGAGAACAGTGCTGAGCGCACCGCGAGGAGCCGGGTCCGGCCGCGGAGGCTTCACCAGGAGCCGGAAGCGGTGACGTGGGCACGGGAGAAGGCCGGGCTGACGAAGCGGGCGCTGGCCAGTGAGGTCGACATCAGCGAGCAGTTGATGGGGGAGATCGAGTTCGGGTGGCGCAGCGCGACCCCGGCCAATCTGGCGAGGATCGCGGCGGCCTTGAACTGCCCCTTGGTCGTTCTGGAGCGCAAGCGGCAATGAGCGGCAGGTGATCACTGACCTGCGTTCCAAAGCTGTCATCGGTGTCGCCGGTCGCCGGTGTCGGATCGGCGAGCAGCCGGTTGAGACGACGCGGTGTCTGCCGCTGTTCGCCTGGTTGGAAGGACCGTGCTGCGGGCTCGGGCCGCTTGTGCTTGAGGGCTGAGCGGGGGCCGCTGGGTGAGGCGATGCAGGCGCCACGTGAGGACTTGGGCGGGGGAGCGGGCGTCGGTGAGGGCGCGCTCGTTGACAGCTTGGCGGAGGAGTCGCGGGACGTCGTGGCCAGCGGATTCGGCGTCCGCGAGGGTGGTGGCCAGGACAGGCCAGTGCGGGTCGTCGAGGATGTGGTCGGCGTGGGCCGGGAGGGTCTGGCGGATGCGCCCGGCGTGGCGTTCGGCTGCCGACCGCGGCGGGGCGCGGTGGGCGAGGGCGGCGAGCGGTGCGGCGGCGGCGTGGGCGTAGGCGGCCTGGAGGTGGGTGAGGGTGCGGCGCGCGGCTTCGACCTGCTGGTTCTGGTGGCGGGACTGCTGCCAGCGCTGGATCGCGATGACGGCGAGCAGAGCTGCATCGAGGAACATCGCCAGTGTGGCTCCGTCGCCGGTTGAGGGTTGTCGGGCGAGGGCACGGACGGCGTTGCGGAGTGCTCGGGCGTGGTGGTGGTCGGCTTGGACGCGGGAGCGGCTGGCGCGTTCGAAGGCTGTTGCGGCTGCGCGTAGTTGCGGGCGGAGTTCTTCGGGAGCGTGGAGAGGCAGTACGTCGAGGGCTTCGGCGAAGGCGGTGATGTGTGCCTGGGCGGCCGGGTCGTTGTTCTGGGCGAGGTGGTGGGGGATGCGTTCGGTGGCGGTGGTGGCCTGGTGCCAGGGGTTGGGTCGGCGGGGGCCGGGCAGGACGGGCTCGGTAGAGGAGAGGCGGGCGCGGATCTGGGGGTATGACAAGTCGGGGGCGAGGGTGGAGCCTGAGAACCAGATGGGCTGGCCTTCGGCGTTGGTGTCGCCGTCGAGGGCGACTTTGTAGCCGCGGATGTCGCCGGAGGGAAGGTGCAGCACGTCGACCTGGACTCCGCTGCGGGCCAGCAGACGTAGGTATTCCTCGGGGCTGGTGGCGACGGCCACGGCCGTGCGGGCGATCGTGCGGAGTTGTTCGCGGGGTGTGCGGGCGCGGCCGGTGCGGAGGGCTTTCTCGGTTTCGGCGCGGGTGGGGCGTTCGGCGGCGGTGCCGTCGCCGGGGGTGATGCGGCGCAGCCCGTAGTCGAGTTCGATCTGGCGGGCTTCGGCCTGGGCGCGCTTGTAGGAGTAGGAGTCGCGGGGTTTGGTGCCGTCCTGGCGGACCTTGGTGGCGAGGATGTGGATGTGGTCGTCGGCATGGCGGACGGCGATCCACCGGCAGGCACCGTCGTCGCCTTCGGGCGCGATGCCGGTGGCGGCGACCATGCGTCGGGCGATGTCAGCCCACTGGTTGTCGGTCAGGATCGGGTCTTCGGGGGCGGCGCGGACTGAGCAGTGCCAGACGGGTTTGTCGGGGCGTTCTGCCGGATCGGTGGCGTTGACGGGCAGGTCGAGGTAGGCGGCCAGTTGCTTGAAGGTCGCGTCGGGGTTCCGGCCGGGGTCGGGAGCCAGGCCGTCGAGGGAGGCGACGAGGTGCGGGTCGGTGTGGGCTTCGTGGCCGCGGCCAGTGCGGTAGAGGTAGCCGATCGCGCCGGCGGTGTTGGAGCCGGGCTTGTGGATGGATGGGATCATGCGCGCTCAGCCAGCGTCTGGGCGGCGGTTTCGAGGCGGGCGGCGACCCGGCGGACGTCGGCGAGGGCGGCCTCGGCGCCGATGGGGTCGCCGCCGGAGTTGACGGCGCGGGCGATCTGGTTGACGTTGTTGCCGATGCGGGCCAGGTCGGTTCGGGCGGCGACGAGTTCGCGGATGGTGCCGCGCAGGTCGAGCAGGTTCGCTGCGACGTGGTTGATGTCGTGGGCGGCTGCGAGGGATGCCTGGGCCATGAACTTGGCCAGACTCGCGCCGGTGTGGTCGGCGGCGGCCTTCAGGTGCGTGCGTTCGGTGGTGCTGAGGCGGACGCTGACGGCGGCGCGTTGCTTGTTCTGACGCGTACGGGTGCGTCGCTGCGGTCGCGTACGGGTCGGGGCTGCCCTTGGTGCGGGGCCGCCCTCGGGTCCGCACCCCGCACCGGTCGCCCCCGGGCGCCCGGTGTCCTGCGCCACCCCCGGGGCGCAGGACCGCGTGCAGGGCGCTCCCCCGACGGGGGAGTGTCCCAGCGCACAACTTGCTCCGCCCGGGGCTGGGTTGGTTGGTATCTGTTCGGGGCGGGTGGGAGCTTTGTGGTGCGGGTCGTGCACGGGGGGTGTCTCCGTTCGGGGTTGGGTCGGTGTCGGGTGTTGTCGGTGGTAACGGTTCCGGTGCGCGGTGTTGGGCCGGACGGAGATCGTGAGGGACTCGCGGCCATGGCGGGCGGGTGGGAAGGCCCTGGCAGCCGATCCTTGATTCCGTGCGCCCACGGTTGTGTTCCGTGGCCGGTCGCGCCCGGTCGTCCGTGTGACCGGATGGGCGGACCGGCGTTGGCCGGCCCGCCCTTTGACCTGCGGGGAGTTCCGGTCAGCGGCCGGGTTGCTCGCGGCGCAGAGCAGTCATGATCTGGGTGAGCCGGTCCTCGGCGATGGTGTGGCCGGCGGCGTGGACGTGGTCGCGGACCACGGCCCGGGTGGGGTTCTCGTGCGCCACGAAGACGGGACGGGCCAGGGCAAGGAGTTCATCAAGTCCGGCGCTGGGCGGCCGGCCGATCCGGCGGACCGACTCGTCGGGTATCGCGGCGGGGTGCTCTTCGGCGCGCGCGTGCTCGACAGGCGCCTGACCGGACGACGGAACCGCCTCGGCCTCCGCACTTCGGGCGGGTGGTACTTCGGTCTCGGGTGCCGAGTCCGAAGACGGCGGAGTCTCCGTCGGCCGACGTACTGGCACTTGGACGGCGGGCAGGCCGTGGCGGGTGATGAGGATGTGGAGGTGGACGGCTCCTGCGAGGGCGAGTGGGGCGAGGGTGGACAGGATGCCGACGGTGGTGTCGCTGAGGTGCAGGCCCGCAGCGTGGGTCTGCTGGTTGAGGCGGATGGCGTGGAGGGCGTTGGCCCAGATGCTGGCGGCTGTGGCGGTGGTGAAGAGGGTCCAGACGTAGAGGCGGGCACGGAATGGTGCGGTGCGCAGGACGAGCAGGGCGCGGATGCCGTAGGCGATGAACCCGTCGATGACGGCGGGGAAGAGGTACGTCAGAGCTGGGCGGACGTGGATCGCGACGGCCATTTGCTGCAGGGCGTCGTAGGAGAGTGCGCAGCCCGCGCCGCCGAGGACGGTGATGGCGGCGCGGTCCCAGGCGGTGGCCCGGGGCACGGGGACATGGGCGTTCGGGAACATGCGGGGATCTCCGGTGAGGGGTGGCATCCGCGCGCTGGCACGCGTCGGCGGAGGCGGTGGAAGTGGTTGTGACAGGCGGCCGGTGGGCCTCTTTTTCGGGAGCGGGACCCGTTACGAGGCGGTGTGCCGTCTGAGGTCTCGGCCGGTGAGGATGACGCGGTCGGTCATCTCCGCGAGGCGGGAGGCGACGCGGTCGCCGACGGCGTCGCGGAGCTCGGCGACGGGCAGGTTGGTGGTGACCAGCGTCGGCAGGAGCTGGTTGTAGCGGTGGTTGACCAGGCGGTAGGTCAACTCCTCCGTCCACGGGGACTGCTTGGCCGCGCCGAGGTCGTCCAGGAGCAGGAGCGGGCTGCGGGCCAGCGCCCGGAGCTGCCGCTCGGCATCGGTGCCCTGTTGGGGGCGCTGTGCGGCGTAGAGGTCGGCGGCGGTCGTCGCCTCCCACCGCAGCCGGACACCGGCGGCCAGCAGAGCACGGATGGCGCCGTAGGCCTGGTGGGTCTTGCCGGTGCCGGTCGGGCCGGCGATCAGCAGCGACGGGCCGGTGGCGATCCCGCGCGTGACGCCGGGGCCGGGCCTGCCCGCAGCCGTGATCGCCGTGACCCAGCAGGTGACGCGCGGGTGGTCGGCGACGGCGCGGCGGTAGCGGGGCGGGATACGGGCATCGGCAAGTTCCAGCGCGGTCGTCGGCTCCGGCTCGGGGGCCGGGACATGCGCGTGCGGATCGATGCCCCGGGCGGTGAGGATCGCGGCGAGGCGGTTCACCGCGCCGCCGACGGTGGAGGGTTCGCGGGTGGCGGTGGTCACAGGTCACCGCCGTAGGCGGCCTCGACGTCGGCTGGGTTGGCCCACGCGCGGTGCTGCGTACGGGGGTTGGCCTGCGGCGGTGTGGCGTTCATGGCCTCGTTGACGAGGCTCGGCAGCACGCTCGGGCTCAGGCCCTTGACCCGCAGCCGCTCCAGGGCCGGGCGGATGTGGTCTGGCGAAATGCCTTCGCCGAGGAGCTGGTTGACCGTCCGGCCCAGACCTCCGAGGAACTGCCCCGGCGGGTGGTGCGCGCACGCGGCGACGTACTCGTCGAGGAGCTGCTTCGCCGACACGGAGGGGCCGGGCGCGGGGGCGCTCGCGCTCCCCGAAGGGACTGATCCTAGATCCACGATCCTAGGTCCTAGATCCGGACGCCGAGGGCCCGCCGAGGGTTCGGTGAGGCCTCCGTGAGCTCTCGGTGAGACCTCACTGAACATTTCCTGACCTGCGATTTCGTGATTCGGTGAGGGTTCGCTGCTCCGTCGCGAGTCCTCGGTGAGGCCTCCGTGAGGGCTCACCGCATCCTCACGGAGGCCTCCCTGCGTACGTGGTGAGGGCTCATGGACACCGGCGGCGCGGTCGTGGTGGGGGCAGGCGGGTGCGCGTATGCCGCTGGGCCGGTTGATCTTCTGGTGGCGGTGCCAGGTGACCACGTGCAGGTACTGCTTGCCGTCGTCGCCTTCATAGCGGCAGACCAGCTCGGCGGCGGCGAGCTGGGTGAGGTCGTCCTCGACGCCGAGGGGGCCGTGGTCGGGGCGGAGCGACCACAGCAGGCCGGCGATGACGGCGGGCTGGTCGCGGTACCGGCCGTGGTCGTCAGCTTGGGTGAGCAGGCCGAAGAAGGTCCGCTCGGCCGACAGGGACACGGCGGCCAGGGATTCCGAGGCGAAGGCTTCGGGCTTGATGGTGCGTATGCGGGCCATGCCTCAGCACCCCGCCTTCGGGGTCGGGCGGCCGAAGTGGAGTGCGCGGCGCGGGCGCGGGGTCGTAGGGTGGTGCACAGAGCTCCTTGTCAGCGGGCCATGCGGGGTGGCAGCCCCGGCGTGCTGGCGAACCGTTCAGGGATGGGCGGACGGGGTTTCTGCTTCGGCCTCCGGCGTTCTCAGCGCCGGGGGCCTTTCTCGTTCCGGACGATGGGACCGACAGTTAAACCACACCCGGCTCGAAGAGTCCATACTTAGCTCCACTTTTCGAAACAGGTCGGCAGGGAAAGTCTTGCGCCGTATGGAGCGCACCGTAGCCGTAGCTCACGGATCGCCCAAACCAGAGCTCCTGCCCAGGTCAACACGCGGCCAGCGAGTCCGCGTTGTCCGTTCCGGTCTGCTTCAGGCCTCGTCCGGGATTCGGTGCTACCGTCCGGCCTGCGGACTGCTGCCGCAATTACGCGGCCGCGTTGTACACCCGAAAATGCTGTTTCCCAAACGGCATTTTGCGAGGTACAACATGACGTCCCTCCGAAAGCCCTCCACGGCTTACGCCCATCCCTGAACCACCGGCCGGCACCACCGGGGCTGCCACCCCTCGTCGGCCGGAGAAGGAGCCCTGCTTTGCGCCCATCCGCTTCATCCCCACACCGCCTCTCCGCGCCGCGCGCCGCGACGGAGGGGGTCGCCGGTGCCTGAACGCCTTCTGAACGTCGCCGAGGCCGCCGAACGCCTCGGCACCGGCGAGCGCTTCATCCGCCGCCTCATATCCGAGCGCCGGATCGCCTTCGTCAAGGTCGGCCGCCACGTCCGCCTCGCGGAGAGCGTGCTCGACGCCTACGTCATGGTGAACACCGTGCAGCCCGTCACCCGCCGCCGCTTCCGCGCGCACTACGGGAGGGCGGCCTGATGCCTAAAGCAAAGGGCGCCAAGCGCCGCTTCGGGTCGGTCCGGCAGTACCGTTCCGGACGCTGGACCGCCAGCTACCTTGATCCCACCGGCCTGCGCCGGAACTCACCGGAGACCTTCTCCACCAAGACCGACGCCGAGGTCTGGCTCTCCCAGGTGGAAGCCGATCTGACGCGCGGCGACTGGACGGACCCGGACGCCGGAGCGGTCAACTTCGGGGAGTACGCGCTGCGCTGGGTCGAGGAACGGGGTCTCGCCGCGACTACCGACGAGCTGTACCGCAGGCTGCTGCGTCTCCACCTCCTGCCGGCGTTCGGCTCGTACGACCTGGACGAGATCACGCCCGGCCGCGTCCGCGCCTGGCGGGCCGACCGGCTGGAGGCTACAGGGACGACAACTGTCGCCAAGAGCTACCGCCTGCTGAAGGCCGTCCTGGAGACGGCCGCCGACGACGAGCTGATCCGCCGCAACCCCTGCCGGATCAAGGGCGCGGGGAAGGAGGAGGCGGAGGAACGTCCGATCGCCAGCGTCGAACAGGTCGACGCGGTCGCCGAGGCCATGGGTCCGCGCTGGCGGCTGATGGTCTACCTCGCTGCCTACGGCAGCCTCCGCCCGGAGGAGCAGGCGGAGTTGCGCCGCCCCGACGTAACGCTGCCCGACGAGCCGGAGGAGTCGAAGCGGCGGCGCGACGTGCCGCGCGAGCCCGTGCTGCTCCGGATCACCCGCGCGTCACCGGAACTCACCACCGGCCGCCGTGCCACCGGCGACCCGAAATCGCGCGCCGGAAAGCGCGTCGTCGTCCTGCCCGCATTCCTGACCGTCGACGTACGACGGCACCTCGACTGGTTCGCGGCAAAAGAACCAGACGGTCTGCTCTTCGTCGGAGAACGCGGAGCACCGTTCCGCCGGTCCACCTTCGGCCGTAAATGGCGGAAAGCCCGTACGAAAGTCGGCCTGCCCGACAATTTCCGCTTCTACGACCTCCGGCACACCGGCAATACCCTCGTCACCCAGTCCGGCGGCACCCTGAAGGACGCCATGGTCCGCGCCGGCCAGTCCTCGGAGCGCGCGGCCCTCATCTACCAGCACTCCACGCTGGACCGGCAGAAGGAAGTCGCGGCCGGCCTCGACGAACGCGTCCGCGCCGAGCGCCTCGACGCGGCGGCCGACGACCCATCTGGTGCGGAAGTGGTGCGGCTGGCCTGACGGCGGTCTGACCGCCTGTCCGGGGGCCGACGCGACAGCTCGTCGGCCCCCGAACCATGCCTGTTGCCACGCTCCGTGCCGGAACCCATCGGTCATACGCTGCACCCCGCCAGCAGTGATCCAGTCCCTGAACAGCGGCGTTGTATGTCGGTGCCGCCGCGCGGCCGTCAACCGAGCGTGACCGAAAGTGACTTCATCGTGTGACGTAGGTCACTCAAAGTCCGTCTCAGGATTCGAGAATTGCGCTGCGCCAATATTCGATACCCCATTCAGCGCCACTCGCCTGGCCCAATTAACCGCCAGATGTGGTGCACAAGTGGTGCGCGGCCCATTAATTGGTCTGGACAACGATAAAGCCCCAAGTCGTTGACCTGGGGCTTCTTTGTGGAGCGGATGACGGGAATCGAACCCGCGCTCTGAGCTTGGGAAGCTCATGTTCTACCATTAAACTACATCCGCTTGTGGTGACTGCCCGGGGAGGGCGGGTCACGGATACTGTACCGCATGTGGGGTGGGGGAGGGGTGGGGGTAGGTTGAGGGGGGACGGTGTGGTGGTCCTGGGGTCCGGGTGGGGCATCCCCTAATGTGTGGGTTCGTCCGGCCACGCGGAGTTGGGGAAGGGACTTCATGGAGCGCACCGTTGTTCGTTGTGCCGAGGGGCACGTGTTCACCACGGGCTCGTTTCCGATGCAGCACCTGGGGGCCGATCGGCTGGGTCCCGCCCGGTTGTTGAGGTGTCCGAAGTGCGGGCGGCTGCGGCACGCCGTACCGGTCGAGGCGCACGGCGCGGAGAAGTAGGAAGCGGAGAAGTAGGAAGCAGTCCGGCTCGGTTCGGGTCGCCCCCGGCGGGCGCGGGCTCAACCGCCCGCCGCCCCCGGGTCCGGCCCCGCCCGGCCAGGCCGATCCGCCCGGCGCGTCCCGCCGATCCGCCGGGCCGACGCGCCGGCCCGGCGCCGCCCGTCCCCGCCGGCTGCATGACTCCCGCCCGCCCCGCGGGCGCTAGTCTCGGGGGTGCTTCTCTCAGACAAGGACATCCGGACCGAAATCGACAGCGGGCGCGTGCGCGTGGACCCGTTCGAGCCGACGATGGTGCAGCCGTCGAGCATCGACGTGCGCCTGGACCGGTTCTTCCGGGTGTTCGAGAACCACCGCTACCCGCACATCGACCCCGCGGTCGAACAGCCCGACCTGACGCGGCTGGTGGAGCAGGAGGGCGACGACGCGTTCATCCTGCACCCGGGCGAGTTCGTGCTCGCCTCCACGTACGAGGTGATCACGCTCCCCGACGACATCGCCTCCCGGCTGGAGGGCAAGTCCAGCCTCGGCCGGCTCGGCCTGCTCACGCACTCCACCGCGGGGTTCATCGACCCCGGCTTCTCCGGGCACGTCACGCTGGAGCTGTCCAACGTCGCGACGCTGCCGATCAAGCTCTGGCCCGGTATGAAGATCGGCCAGCTGTGCCTGTTCCGGCTCAGCTCGTCGGCCGAGTTCCCGTACGGGTCCCAGAAGTACGGTTCCCGGTATCAGGGCCAGCGCGGGCCGACGCCCTCCCGCTCGTACCTCAACTTCCACCGCACGCAGGTCTGAACGCCCCGGCGCGGCAGTGCGGCTGGCGGGCGTCACGGCCCCGGCGGCCGTCGCGGCTCGGGGGCGGCCTCCCGGACCCGCCGCTACGGGTGCATCCGCGCCCCCTTCATCACCTTGTCCACCGCGTTGCGCGGCCCGTAGACCGCGAGGCCGACCAGGTCCAGCGACGTGCGCGGCACGGCCCGCACCGCCGCGCGGTTCGCCGCGTCGTGGCCGGTCGCGAAGAGGTCCGCGGTGAACAGCGCCCGCGGCAGCGCGCGCGTCAGCGCCCGGTCCAGCGCCTTGGCCAGCAGGTCCTTGGTGCCCTCGAAGACCATCACCGGCTGCCGGAACATCGGCAGGTACGCGGTGCCGTCCGCGTCCTCGTACGGCTCCCCGACGACCTCGGGCAGCGTCGGGCCGAGCCCGCTGACCAGGAACGCGGTCGCGTTCAGCCGCTGCCACTGCTCCAGGTCGTCCCGCAGCAGGACGGCGATCTTCGTCTCGAAGCGGGGCGGGTGGGGCGGGTCGAGGGGTTCGGTGTGCTCGTTGCTCATACGCCCACGCTCGCCGCGGACCGCCCGCCTGGTCTTGTACGTTCCTTGCGCGTACGAGGAGATCCCTCAGCCGGCGGCGCGTCCGGGCACACCCGCCGGCCGTCGCCGCGCGTCCGCGCGCACCCACCGCGCCCCCGCCGCGCCCGCGCTCAGATCAGCGGCAGCTTGAACAGCATCAGCAGCGCGATCAGCTGGATCGAGCACGCCCCGAGCGCCTTCAGCCACGGCAGGTCGTGGGACTTGCCGACCATCGACGTCAGCAGCGCCGCGCAGGCGAGCCAGGTGAGCCAGCCGAGGAGCTGGACGAAGGAGTTGCCGCCGCCGAGGAAGAGCGCGAAGAGCAGCCGCGGCGCGTCGGTGAGGGACGTGACGAGCATGGCCAGGCCGATCGTGGGCGCCCAGGCGCCGTCGCCGCCGAGCTGGCGGGCGAGGGTGTTGGTGACCGCGCCGAGCGTCAGGCCGCACAGCACGACCATGACACCGGTGGTCAGCACCCACGGGATGCTCGCGGTGAGCGTGGTGTTGAGCACGTCGTGGCGCGCGGAGTCGAAGCCGAAGACGGCGAGCAGGCCGTAGACGAAGGTGACGGTGAGGGCCGGGCCCCACACCGTGTGGTCGCGCATCTGCCAGAACGTGCGGCCCGGGCGCAGCACGATTCCGCTCAGCAGGTCCTTCCAGTGCAGCCGCGGTCCGGCCGGCGGCGCCGCGGACCTGCCGGCCCGGTACGTCGCCACGTTGTCGTAGCCGTCGCCGCCGTACCCGCCGCGGTCGCCGTGACTCTCCGGGCCGTAGCCCTGACCGCCCCGCGGGCCGTAGCCCCCCTCGGACAGCGGGGCCGGCTCGCCCATCGTGAACGCGCGCGTGTGGCCCGGGGCGTCGTCGTGCGCCGCGGCGCCCGCCGGTCCCTGGGGGTAGTACTCCGGCTCGCCGCTCGCCGCCGGGTACGCGTCCGGCCGCTCGCGCCCGTACGGCTGTCCGTAGCCGGGCTGTCCGTACGGCTGTCCGTGCCCGGGCTGCCCGTACCCGGGCCGGTTCCGCCCGTACCCGGGCGGATAGCCGCCGCCGTCGCCCTGTCGATGCGTCTGTCCAGCCACCCTTCGAACGTACCCGCTCCCCGTCACCCCCGTGCGGGAGCCCGGGGAGCACGCGGCCATTGGGTCCAACCTGTGACACGTCCGGGAACCGCCCGCGCGGCGGGCCCGGTACGGTCGGGGCCGGGGAGCGACCACCGGAGCCAGGGGGAGGGCACGTGCCGAGGGCAGCGCGCGAACAGGGCCGTACGGGGGGCGGGGTCATGGGAGCCGCGGAGGCCGAGGGGACTGCGGAGGCCGAGGGGACTGCGGAGGCCGAGGGGACCGCGGAGGCCGAGGGGACCGCGGAGGTCCAGGGGCCGGCACCGCCACGAGGGTGACGACGGCAGGGCGGGGACGGCGGAGGACCCCGCGGCGTAGTGCCGCTGCCCTCGTGCTGGGCGTCACCGCGGCCGTCGCGCTCACCGGCTGCGGCGGATCGGGCGGTTCCGGCGGCGGATCGGACGACGCGAAGGCCCGCGCGTCCGCATCCTCCGGCGCGTCCGCCGACTCCGCCTCCGACTCCGACTCCGCGTCCCCCTCCGGTGCTTCCGGCGCCTCGGGCGTGCCGGTCCCGCCCGCGCCGCCCGCCACCGGCACGCCGAAGCCCGCGCCCGGCACGCTGCCGTCCCGGCTGGAGCCCGACGGCACCACGATCACCGTGGGCGACCCCGCCGCGCCGCACACGATCAGCGTCTACGAGGACCCGCGCTGCCCGGTCTGCGCGCGCTTCGAGAAGGCGAACGGCGCCAAGCTGACCGCCCTCGCCACCGCCGGACGGGTGAGGCTGCAGTACACGCTGGCCTCGTTCCTCGACGACAATTTCGGCGGCGGCGGCTCCAAGCGCGCCGTCAACGCCCTGCGCGCCGCCGTCGCCGCGAACCGGTTCGCGCCGCTGCACGCGCTGGTCTACGCACGGCAGCCGGAGGAGTCGCGGGACGGCTTCACCGTGCCGTTCCTGCTCCAGCTGGCCGGGCAGGTGCCGGGGCTGCGCGGTCCGGCCTTCGACGCGGCGGTGCGCGGCCAGACGTACGCGTCCTTCGTCAGCGGCTCGGAGCACGCCTTCGTCGCCTCGGGCGTCCAGGGCACGCCGACCGTCTCGATCGACGGGAAGCGGCTGACCGGCGACGTGCTGACCCCGGCGGGCTTCGAGGCCGCGCTCAAGCAGCACGGCCTCGACTGACCACCGGGGCCCGCCCCGGGCCTCCCCCGGCTACGACCCCGCGTCCGCCGCGACGCCCGCGGCTCCGTCCGCCTCGCCGCCGCCGTCACCGCCGTCAGGGCCGTCAGGGCCGTTCTCCGACCCGCCGCCGACCGCCGCGCCCACCGGCACCGGCGTGCGCACCGAGTCGAGCAGCAGCTGCGCCACGTCCACGACCTGGACCGACTCCTTCGCGGTGCCGTCGTTCTTCTTGCCGTTGACCGAGTCGGTCAGCATCACCAGGCAGAACGGGCAGGCGGTGGAGACGATGTCCGGGTCGAGCGACAGCGCCTCGTCCACCCGCTCGTTGTTGACGCGCTTGCCGATCCGCTCCTCCATCCACATGCGCGCGCCGCCCGCGCCGCAGCAGAAGCCGCGCTCCTTGTGGCGGTGCATCTCCTCGTTGCGCAGCCCCGGGACCTTGGCGATGATCTCGCGCGGCGGCGTGTAGACCTTGTTGTGCCGGCCCAGGTAGCACGGGTCGTGGTAGGTGATCAGGCCCTCGACCGGGGTGACGGGCACCAGCCTGCCCTCGTCCACCAGGTGCTGCAGCAACTGGGTGTGGTGGATGACCTCGTACTCGCCGCCGAGCTGCGGGTACTCGTTGGCCAGGGTGTTGAAGCAGTGCGGGCAGGTCGCGACGATCTTCTTGGACGCGCGCGGCTTGCGGCTCGCGGGGTCGACCTTGCCGTCGTCGTCCAGCTCCTCGCCGAACGCCATGTTGAGCATGGCGACGTTCTCCTGGCCGAGCTGCTGGAAGAGGAACTCGTTGCCCAGGCGGCGGGCGGAGTCGCCGGTGCAGTTCTCCTCGCCGCCCATGATCGCGAAGTTGACGCCCGCGATGTGCAGCAGCTCGGCGAAGGCCTTGGTGGTCTTCTTCGCACGGTCCTCCAGCGAGCCCGCGCAGCCCACCCAGTAGAGGTAGTCCACCTCGGTGAGGTCCTCGACGTCCTCGCCGACGACCGGCACCTCGAAGTCGACCTCCTTGACCCAGGCCAGCCGCTGCTTCTTGGGCAGGCCCCACGGGTTGCCCTTCTTCTCCAGGTTCTTGAGCATCGTGCCCGCCTCGGAAGGGAACGAGGACTCGATCATCACCTGGTAGCGCCGCATGTCCACGATGTGGTCGACGTGCTCGATGTCCACCGGGCACTGCTCGACGCAGGCGCCGCAGGTGGTGCAGGACCACAGCACGTCCGGGTCGATGACGCCGTTC from Actinacidiphila sp. DG2A-62 includes:
- a CDS encoding thioredoxin domain-containing protein, which translates into the protein MLGVTAAVALTGCGGSGGSGGGSDDAKARASASSGASADSASDSDSASPSGASGASGVPVPPAPPATGTPKPAPGTLPSRLEPDGTTITVGDPAAPHTISVYEDPRCPVCARFEKANGAKLTALATAGRVRLQYTLASFLDDNFGGGGSKRAVNALRAAVAANRFAPLHALVYARQPEESRDGFTVPFLLQLAGQVPGLRGPAFDAAVRGQTYASFVSGSEHAFVASGVQGTPTVSIDGKRLTGDVLTPAGFEAALKQHGLD
- a CDS encoding (Fe-S)-binding protein; this translates as MQLAAIIVSLVLTAVGIALISLAVAQIYRTVRIGQPVPAGSRTDDPWSRTKTLAREFALHTRMNKWGVIGVAHWFVAVGFLTLALTIVNAYGQLFQADWILPWIGTWLPYELYTEFIATLTTLGILTLIVIRLLNLPSRAGRKSRFAGSTAWQAYFVEYVVLVIGLAIMTLRGLEGALHGVDHYEAGYFASYPLVAAFRGLSTGTLQNIVYLTAMIKLGVTMVWAIVLGLNTTMSVAWHRFLAFPNIWFKRNADGAVALGALQPMTSGGVPIDFEDPGEDDQFGVSQVEHFSWKGILDFSTCTECGRCQSQCPAWNTGKPLSPKLLIMSLRDHAHAKAPYLLAGGGKNAEGEEQGTPEQLAGVPAAALAEAERPLIGTAEENGVIDPDVLWSCTTCGACVEQCPVDIEHVDHIVDMRRYQVMIESSFPSEAGTMLKNLEKKGNPWGLPKKQRLAWVKEVDFEVPVVGEDVEDLTEVDYLYWVGCAGSLEDRAKKTTKAFAELLHIAGVNFAIMGGEENCTGDSARRLGNEFLFQQLGQENVAMLNMAFGEELDDDGKVDPASRKPRASKKIVATCPHCFNTLANEYPQLGGEYEVIHHTQLLQHLVDEGRLVPVTPVEGLITYHDPCYLGRHNKVYTPPREIIAKVPGLRNEEMHRHKERGFCCGAGGARMWMEERIGKRVNNERVDEALSLDPDIVSTACPFCLVMLTDSVNGKKNDGTAKESVQVVDVAQLLLDSVRTPVPVGAAVGGGSENGPDGPDGGDGGGEADGAAGVAADAGS
- a CDS encoding Yip1 family protein, with the protein product MAACSPGSRTGVTGSGYVRRVAGQTHRQGDGGGYPPGYGRNRPGYGQPGHGQPYGQPGYGQPYGRERPDAYPAASGEPEYYPQGPAGAAAHDDAPGHTRAFTMGEPAPLSEGGYGPRGGQGYGPESHGDRGGYGGDGYDNVATYRAGRSAAPPAGPRLHWKDLLSGIVLRPGRTFWQMRDHTVWGPALTVTFVYGLLAVFGFDSARHDVLNTTLTASIPWVLTTGVMVVLCGLTLGAVTNTLARQLGGDGAWAPTIGLAMLVTSLTDAPRLLFALFLGGGNSFVQLLGWLTWLACAALLTSMVGKSHDLPWLKALGACSIQLIALLMLFKLPLI
- a CDS encoding DUF2000 domain-containing protein translates to MSNEHTEPLDPPHPPRFETKIAVLLRDDLEQWQRLNATAFLVSGLGPTLPEVVGEPYEDADGTAYLPMFRQPVMVFEGTKDLLAKALDRALTRALPRALFTADLFATGHDAANRAAVRAVPRTSLDLVGLAVYGPRNAVDKVMKGARMHP